The Monomorium pharaonis isolate MP-MQ-018 chromosome 5, ASM1337386v2, whole genome shotgun sequence genome includes a window with the following:
- the LOC105830342 gene encoding probable multidrug resistance-associated protein lethal(2)03659 isoform X1: MDGRECTEKVKNPRASANIFSALTFSWILRIFWVGYRRDLEVTDLYTPLKEHTSGILGVKIANAWEKECEAYQRRLEQVASSGSQKKVKEPSLMRVLIRCFGFKTLLYGIVLAVTEIVLRVLQPLLLGQMLRYFNTMEVDKYYAYIYAVGVILCSAVNVFVIHPYMMGILHMGMKVRVACCSLIYRKTLRMTRTALGETTIGQAVNLLSNDVNRFDISIVFLHYLWVGPLETIILTYVMYHVIDVGVSSVIGVASLLMFIPLQAWLGKKSSVLRFRTASRTDERVRLTNEIISGIQAIKMYTWENPFSTLIEKARRKEVNVIRWASYIRGVTMSFIIFTTRMSLFITVLAYVLLGSKITAEKVFIITAYYNSLRTTMTVFFPQGITQVAEAMVSIKRLQKFLMYEELASSEIEANKNNVEEYNEEGVKENNEDNAKESNDEETKQSNKENTKEDLIEQKDDFAIVNQPNYIEHSISIENGSAKWLDYERQDTLQNINIKARPGELIAIVGQVGSGKTSLLNVILKELRLQEGSIQVNGKIAYASQEPWLFAGSVRQNILFGRKMDQIRYDRVTKVCQLKRDFNLLPYGDKTIVGERGISLSGGQRARINLARAVYAETDIYLMDDPLSAVDAHVGKHMFEECIDKYLRGKTRILVTHQLQYLRNVSRIIVLKDGAIQAEGTFDELGSMGVDFGRLLDNQEKTDEKTSQPPSASVSRSNSRTASITSLSSFMTNDTSKQAEPEEVAEMRTVGNVSGQVYTGYFRAGGGWCIIFLVALLCVFTQLAASGGDFFITIWVNIEEKYMKQTDDGVVEDSSSPLTRLECIYIFSGLTLLTIVITLIRSWAFFWTCMRASIRLHDRMFRSISRATMRFFNTNTSGRVLNRFSKDMGAVDEMLPTALIDCIQIGLSLLGIIVVVAIANVWLLIPTMIIGIVFYYLRIFYLATSRSVKRLEGITRSPVFAHLSATLQGLPTIRAFGAQTILTKEFDNHQDLHSSAWYIFIASSRAFGFWLDVFCVVYITLVTLSFLVLDSYGRGSMDGGMVGLAITQSIGLTGMFQWGMRQSAELENQMTSVERIFEYSKVESEPPLESTPDKKPKSEWPQEGKIEFKNVFLRYAPLEPPVLKGLNFVIFPREKIGIVGRTGAGKSSLIQALFRLADVDGLIEIDKIDTSQIGLHDLRSKISIIPQEPFLFSGSLRRNLDPFDMYTDDPLWRALEEVELKEIGLEAHINEGGSNLSVGQRQLVCLARAIVRNNPILVLDEATANVDPRTDELIQTTIRNKFEKCTVLTIAHRLNTVMDSDRILVMDAGRVMEFDHPHVLLQKETSYLKSMVQETGKAMADALAAVARDCYQNRAFTAL, from the exons AGTGCTGCAACCGCTATTACTGGGCCAGATGCTGCGCTACTTTAACACCATGGAGGTTGACAAGTACTATGCGTACATTTACGCCGTCGGCGTGATTCTATGCTCCGCTGTCAACGTATTTGTCATCCATCCGTACATGATGGGTATCTTGCACATGGGCATGAAGGTTCGCGTGGCCTGCTGCTCGCTCATTTACCGCAAAACGTTGCGAATGACCAGGACCGCGCTGGGCGAGACGACAATCGGTCAGGCGGTTAATCTGCTGTCCAATGACGTTAATAGATTCGACATCAGTATCGTATTTCTTCATTACCTGTGGGTCGGGCCCTTGGAGACTATTATCCTCACGTATGTCATGTATCACGTGATCGACGTCGGAGTATCGTCTGTCATCGGTGTCGCCTCTCTGCTGATGTTTATCCCTTTACAAG CGTGGCTAGGCAAAAAGTCGTCAGTGCTGAGATTTAGAACCGCCAGCAGGACCGACGAGAGGGTGCGATTGACGAATGAGATTATCAGCGGAATCCAAGCCATTAAGATGTACACCTGGGAGAATCCGTTCAGCACGCTTATAGAAAAAGCAAGAAG GAAGGAAGTTAATGTTATTCGGTGGGCGTCATATATTAGAGGTGTCACCATGTCGTTCATTATCTTTACCACGAGGATGTCGCTGTTCATTACGGTGCTAGCTTACGTGCTGCTTGGCTCTAAGATAACGGCCGAGAAAGTGTTCATCATAACTGCCTATTACAACAGTTTACGCACAACTATGACGGTTTTCTTTCCGCAAG GGATAACACAGGTAGCGGAAGCGATGGTATCCATAAAACGACTGCAGAAGTTTTTGATGTATGAGGAACTGGCATCTTCTGAGATCGaagcgaataaaaataatgtggaAGAGTACAATGAAGAGGGCGTGAAGGAAAATAACGAGGACAACGCGAAGGAAAGTAACGATGAAGAAACTAAGCAAAGTAACAAGGAGAATACGAAGGAAGATCTGATTGAACAGAAGGACGACTTTGCGATTGTAAACCAGCCGAACTATATCGAGCACAGTATTTCCATTGAAAATGGCAGCGCCAAGTGGCTGGACTACGAGCGCCAAGACACCTTacagaatattaatataaaggcCCGTCCTGGTGAACTGATCGCCATTGTCGGCCAGGTCGGCTCGGGTAAAACCAGCCTGCTGAACGTTATCCTGAAAGAACTGCGTTTGCAGGAAGGTTCCATTCAA gttAACGGCAAGATTGCTTATGCCAGTCAAGAACCGTGGCTATTCGCCGGATCGGTAAGACAGAACATTCTATTTGGACGAAAGATGGATCAGATTCGATACGATCGTGTGACTAAAGTGTGTCAGTTAAAAAGGGATTTCAATCTGCTGCCTTATGGAGATAAGACAATTGTAGGCGAGAGAGGTATTAGTCTTTCCGGTGGTCAGCGTGCAAG AATAAATTTGGCGAGGGCCGTTTATGCCGAAACCGATATATATCTCATGGATGATCCTCTGAGCGCCGTGGACGCCCATGTGGGTAAACACATGTTTGAAGAATGCATCGACAAATATTTACGAGGCAAGACTCGAATTCTCGTAACTCATCAGTTGCAGTACTTGCGCAATGTCAGTAGAATTATTGTTCTGAAGGACGGAGCCATTCAAGCTGAAGG CACTTTTGACGAGTTGGGCTCTATGGGAGTGGATTTCGGTCGACTGTTGGATAACCAAGAGAAAACGGATGAAAAAACGTCTCAACCTCCTTCGGCTTCCGTTAGCCGTAGCAATTCGCGTACCGCCAGTATCACTTCACTGAGTTCTTTTATGACGAACGATACTTCGAAACAAGCGGAACCTGAGGAG GTGGCTGAAATGCGAACAGTAGGCAATGTTTCTGGGCAAGTGTACACGGGTTACTTCAGAGCTGGCGGCGGCTGGTGCATTATATTCTTAGTGGCGTTGCTTTGTGTATTTACACAATTAGCGGCCAGCGGCGGCGACTTCTTTATCACTATCTGGGTTAATATAGAGGAAAAATAT ATGAAGCAAACAGACGATGGTGTTGTGGAAGACTCGAGCAGTCCCTTAACGCGTTTGGAGTGCATCTACATCTTTAGCGGGCTAACTCTGTTGACAATTGTCATTACTCTGATTCGCTCGTGGGCCTTCTTCTGGACGTGCATGCGAGCCTCGATACGCCTGCACGATCGTATGTTCCGTAGCATCAGTCGCGCTACTATGCGGTTCTTCAACACCAACACGTCAGGACGTGTGCTCAACCGCTTCTCCAAGGATATGGGCGCAGTAGACGAGATGTTGCCCACCGCGCTTATTGATTGTATCCAGATTGGTCTGTCGTTGCTGGGCATTATTGTCGTCGTCGCCATCGCGAATGTGTGGCTACTGATACCCACAATGATTATCGGCATCGTCTTTTATTACTTGAGGATCTTTTATTTGGCCACCAGTCGTAGCGTCAAACGTCTCGAAGGCATCA ctCGGTCGCCGGTCTTCGCTCACCTGAGCGCGACTCTTCAGGGACTCCCGACGATCCGCGCGTTTGGAGCACAAACAATTCTCACGAAAGAGTTTGACAATCACCAGGATCTTCATTCGTCTGCGTGGTACATTTTCATCGCGTCCTCACGCGCCTTCGGTTTCTGGTTGGATGTTTTTTGTGTGGTGTACATCACGCTGGTCACATTGAGTTTTCTCGTGCTGGACAGCTACGGTCGCGGCTCGATGGACGGCGGAATGGTGGGCTTGGCGATTACACAGAGTATCGGTCTCACCGGTATGTTCCAGTGGGGCATGCGCCAGAGTGCCGAGCTAGAAAACCAGATGACTTCGGTGGAGCGCATCTTTGAGTACAG cAAAGTGGAGAGTGAGCCGCCTCTGGAGAGCACTCCCGATAAAAAGCCGAAGTCCGAGTGGCCGCAGGAAGGCAAAATCGAGTTTAAAAACGTGTTTCTACGCTACGCACCGCTGGAGCCGCCGGTGCTCAAGGGTCTCAACTTCGTCATTTTCCCGCGGGAGAAAATCGGCATCGTCGGCAGGACCGGCGCTGGCAAGTCATCCCTGATCCAAGCGCTTTTCCGCCTGGCCGATGTGGACGGCCTAATCGAAATCGACAAAATCGACACGAGCCAGATCGGCCTGCACGACCTACGCTCCAAGATCAGTATCATCCCGCAGGAACCGTTCCTATTCTCCGGCAGTTTGAGACGAAACCTCGATCCGTTCGACATGTACACGGACGACCCGCTGTGGCGGGCGCTTGAGGAGGTCGAGCTAAAGGAAATCGGTCTGGAGGCCCACATCAACGAGGGTGGCTCCAATCTCAGTGTCGGCCAGCGACAGTTAGTCTGCCTGGCGCGCGCCATTGTCAGGAATAATCCGATACTCGTGCTGGACGAGGCGACCGCGAACGTGGACCCACGAACAGACGAGCTGATCCAGACGACGATCAGGAATAAGTTCGAGAAGTGTACAGTGCTAACGATCGCCCATCGACTCAACACCGTCATGGACAGCGATCGCATCCTAGTAATGGACGCCGGTAGAGTAAtg GAATTCGATCATCCCCACGTGCTGCTGCAGAAGGAGACGAGCTATCTGAAGAGTATGGTTCAGGAGACCGGCAAGGCGATGGCGGATGCTCTGGCTGCGGTCGCTCGCGACTGCTATCAGAATCGTGCGTTCACGGCACTCTGA
- the LOC105830342 gene encoding probable multidrug resistance-associated protein lethal(2)03659 isoform X2, with the protein MRVLIRCFGFKTLLYGIVLAVTEIVLRVLQPLLLGQMLRYFNTMEVDKYYAYIYAVGVILCSAVNVFVIHPYMMGILHMGMKVRVACCSLIYRKTLRMTRTALGETTIGQAVNLLSNDVNRFDISIVFLHYLWVGPLETIILTYVMYHVIDVGVSSVIGVASLLMFIPLQAWLGKKSSVLRFRTASRTDERVRLTNEIISGIQAIKMYTWENPFSTLIEKARRKEVNVIRWASYIRGVTMSFIIFTTRMSLFITVLAYVLLGSKITAEKVFIITAYYNSLRTTMTVFFPQGITQVAEAMVSIKRLQKFLMYEELASSEIEANKNNVEEYNEEGVKENNEDNAKESNDEETKQSNKENTKEDLIEQKDDFAIVNQPNYIEHSISIENGSAKWLDYERQDTLQNINIKARPGELIAIVGQVGSGKTSLLNVILKELRLQEGSIQVNGKIAYASQEPWLFAGSVRQNILFGRKMDQIRYDRVTKVCQLKRDFNLLPYGDKTIVGERGISLSGGQRARINLARAVYAETDIYLMDDPLSAVDAHVGKHMFEECIDKYLRGKTRILVTHQLQYLRNVSRIIVLKDGAIQAEGTFDELGSMGVDFGRLLDNQEKTDEKTSQPPSASVSRSNSRTASITSLSSFMTNDTSKQAEPEEVAEMRTVGNVSGQVYTGYFRAGGGWCIIFLVALLCVFTQLAASGGDFFITIWVNIEEKYMKQTDDGVVEDSSSPLTRLECIYIFSGLTLLTIVITLIRSWAFFWTCMRASIRLHDRMFRSISRATMRFFNTNTSGRVLNRFSKDMGAVDEMLPTALIDCIQIGLSLLGIIVVVAIANVWLLIPTMIIGIVFYYLRIFYLATSRSVKRLEGITRSPVFAHLSATLQGLPTIRAFGAQTILTKEFDNHQDLHSSAWYIFIASSRAFGFWLDVFCVVYITLVTLSFLVLDSYGRGSMDGGMVGLAITQSIGLTGMFQWGMRQSAELENQMTSVERIFEYSKVESEPPLESTPDKKPKSEWPQEGKIEFKNVFLRYAPLEPPVLKGLNFVIFPREKIGIVGRTGAGKSSLIQALFRLADVDGLIEIDKIDTSQIGLHDLRSKISIIPQEPFLFSGSLRRNLDPFDMYTDDPLWRALEEVELKEIGLEAHINEGGSNLSVGQRQLVCLARAIVRNNPILVLDEATANVDPRTDELIQTTIRNKFEKCTVLTIAHRLNTVMDSDRILVMDAGRVMEFDHPHVLLQKETSYLKSMVQETGKAMADALAAVARDCYQNRAFTAL; encoded by the exons AGTGCTGCAACCGCTATTACTGGGCCAGATGCTGCGCTACTTTAACACCATGGAGGTTGACAAGTACTATGCGTACATTTACGCCGTCGGCGTGATTCTATGCTCCGCTGTCAACGTATTTGTCATCCATCCGTACATGATGGGTATCTTGCACATGGGCATGAAGGTTCGCGTGGCCTGCTGCTCGCTCATTTACCGCAAAACGTTGCGAATGACCAGGACCGCGCTGGGCGAGACGACAATCGGTCAGGCGGTTAATCTGCTGTCCAATGACGTTAATAGATTCGACATCAGTATCGTATTTCTTCATTACCTGTGGGTCGGGCCCTTGGAGACTATTATCCTCACGTATGTCATGTATCACGTGATCGACGTCGGAGTATCGTCTGTCATCGGTGTCGCCTCTCTGCTGATGTTTATCCCTTTACAAG CGTGGCTAGGCAAAAAGTCGTCAGTGCTGAGATTTAGAACCGCCAGCAGGACCGACGAGAGGGTGCGATTGACGAATGAGATTATCAGCGGAATCCAAGCCATTAAGATGTACACCTGGGAGAATCCGTTCAGCACGCTTATAGAAAAAGCAAGAAG GAAGGAAGTTAATGTTATTCGGTGGGCGTCATATATTAGAGGTGTCACCATGTCGTTCATTATCTTTACCACGAGGATGTCGCTGTTCATTACGGTGCTAGCTTACGTGCTGCTTGGCTCTAAGATAACGGCCGAGAAAGTGTTCATCATAACTGCCTATTACAACAGTTTACGCACAACTATGACGGTTTTCTTTCCGCAAG GGATAACACAGGTAGCGGAAGCGATGGTATCCATAAAACGACTGCAGAAGTTTTTGATGTATGAGGAACTGGCATCTTCTGAGATCGaagcgaataaaaataatgtggaAGAGTACAATGAAGAGGGCGTGAAGGAAAATAACGAGGACAACGCGAAGGAAAGTAACGATGAAGAAACTAAGCAAAGTAACAAGGAGAATACGAAGGAAGATCTGATTGAACAGAAGGACGACTTTGCGATTGTAAACCAGCCGAACTATATCGAGCACAGTATTTCCATTGAAAATGGCAGCGCCAAGTGGCTGGACTACGAGCGCCAAGACACCTTacagaatattaatataaaggcCCGTCCTGGTGAACTGATCGCCATTGTCGGCCAGGTCGGCTCGGGTAAAACCAGCCTGCTGAACGTTATCCTGAAAGAACTGCGTTTGCAGGAAGGTTCCATTCAA gttAACGGCAAGATTGCTTATGCCAGTCAAGAACCGTGGCTATTCGCCGGATCGGTAAGACAGAACATTCTATTTGGACGAAAGATGGATCAGATTCGATACGATCGTGTGACTAAAGTGTGTCAGTTAAAAAGGGATTTCAATCTGCTGCCTTATGGAGATAAGACAATTGTAGGCGAGAGAGGTATTAGTCTTTCCGGTGGTCAGCGTGCAAG AATAAATTTGGCGAGGGCCGTTTATGCCGAAACCGATATATATCTCATGGATGATCCTCTGAGCGCCGTGGACGCCCATGTGGGTAAACACATGTTTGAAGAATGCATCGACAAATATTTACGAGGCAAGACTCGAATTCTCGTAACTCATCAGTTGCAGTACTTGCGCAATGTCAGTAGAATTATTGTTCTGAAGGACGGAGCCATTCAAGCTGAAGG CACTTTTGACGAGTTGGGCTCTATGGGAGTGGATTTCGGTCGACTGTTGGATAACCAAGAGAAAACGGATGAAAAAACGTCTCAACCTCCTTCGGCTTCCGTTAGCCGTAGCAATTCGCGTACCGCCAGTATCACTTCACTGAGTTCTTTTATGACGAACGATACTTCGAAACAAGCGGAACCTGAGGAG GTGGCTGAAATGCGAACAGTAGGCAATGTTTCTGGGCAAGTGTACACGGGTTACTTCAGAGCTGGCGGCGGCTGGTGCATTATATTCTTAGTGGCGTTGCTTTGTGTATTTACACAATTAGCGGCCAGCGGCGGCGACTTCTTTATCACTATCTGGGTTAATATAGAGGAAAAATAT ATGAAGCAAACAGACGATGGTGTTGTGGAAGACTCGAGCAGTCCCTTAACGCGTTTGGAGTGCATCTACATCTTTAGCGGGCTAACTCTGTTGACAATTGTCATTACTCTGATTCGCTCGTGGGCCTTCTTCTGGACGTGCATGCGAGCCTCGATACGCCTGCACGATCGTATGTTCCGTAGCATCAGTCGCGCTACTATGCGGTTCTTCAACACCAACACGTCAGGACGTGTGCTCAACCGCTTCTCCAAGGATATGGGCGCAGTAGACGAGATGTTGCCCACCGCGCTTATTGATTGTATCCAGATTGGTCTGTCGTTGCTGGGCATTATTGTCGTCGTCGCCATCGCGAATGTGTGGCTACTGATACCCACAATGATTATCGGCATCGTCTTTTATTACTTGAGGATCTTTTATTTGGCCACCAGTCGTAGCGTCAAACGTCTCGAAGGCATCA ctCGGTCGCCGGTCTTCGCTCACCTGAGCGCGACTCTTCAGGGACTCCCGACGATCCGCGCGTTTGGAGCACAAACAATTCTCACGAAAGAGTTTGACAATCACCAGGATCTTCATTCGTCTGCGTGGTACATTTTCATCGCGTCCTCACGCGCCTTCGGTTTCTGGTTGGATGTTTTTTGTGTGGTGTACATCACGCTGGTCACATTGAGTTTTCTCGTGCTGGACAGCTACGGTCGCGGCTCGATGGACGGCGGAATGGTGGGCTTGGCGATTACACAGAGTATCGGTCTCACCGGTATGTTCCAGTGGGGCATGCGCCAGAGTGCCGAGCTAGAAAACCAGATGACTTCGGTGGAGCGCATCTTTGAGTACAG cAAAGTGGAGAGTGAGCCGCCTCTGGAGAGCACTCCCGATAAAAAGCCGAAGTCCGAGTGGCCGCAGGAAGGCAAAATCGAGTTTAAAAACGTGTTTCTACGCTACGCACCGCTGGAGCCGCCGGTGCTCAAGGGTCTCAACTTCGTCATTTTCCCGCGGGAGAAAATCGGCATCGTCGGCAGGACCGGCGCTGGCAAGTCATCCCTGATCCAAGCGCTTTTCCGCCTGGCCGATGTGGACGGCCTAATCGAAATCGACAAAATCGACACGAGCCAGATCGGCCTGCACGACCTACGCTCCAAGATCAGTATCATCCCGCAGGAACCGTTCCTATTCTCCGGCAGTTTGAGACGAAACCTCGATCCGTTCGACATGTACACGGACGACCCGCTGTGGCGGGCGCTTGAGGAGGTCGAGCTAAAGGAAATCGGTCTGGAGGCCCACATCAACGAGGGTGGCTCCAATCTCAGTGTCGGCCAGCGACAGTTAGTCTGCCTGGCGCGCGCCATTGTCAGGAATAATCCGATACTCGTGCTGGACGAGGCGACCGCGAACGTGGACCCACGAACAGACGAGCTGATCCAGACGACGATCAGGAATAAGTTCGAGAAGTGTACAGTGCTAACGATCGCCCATCGACTCAACACCGTCATGGACAGCGATCGCATCCTAGTAATGGACGCCGGTAGAGTAAtg GAATTCGATCATCCCCACGTGCTGCTGCAGAAGGAGACGAGCTATCTGAAGAGTATGGTTCAGGAGACCGGCAAGGCGATGGCGGATGCTCTGGCTGCGGTCGCTCGCGACTGCTATCAGAATCGTGCGTTCACGGCACTCTGA